A window of Gavia stellata isolate bGavSte3 chromosome 29, bGavSte3.hap2, whole genome shotgun sequence contains these coding sequences:
- the RRAGC gene encoding ras-related GTP-binding protein C, which produces MALQFGGAGAAGAAEEPALVGGSFGAADSFPKDFGYGEEEEEAELEGGPGPGGPGGGAGGPGGGAGGADSKPRILLMGLRRSGKSSIQKVVFHKMSPNETLFLESTNKIYKDDISNSSFVNFQIWDFPGQMDFFDPTFDYEMIFRGTGALIYVIDAQDDYMEALTRLHITVSKAYKVNPEMNFEVFIHKVDGLSDDHKIETQRDIHQRANDDLTDAGLEKLHLSFYLTSIYDHSIFEAFSKVVQKLIPQLPTLENLLNIFISNSGIEKAFLFDVVSKIYIATDSSPVDMQSYELCCDMIDVVIDVSCIYGLKEDGTGSAYDKESMAIIKLNNTTVLYLKEVTKFLALVCILREESFERKGLIDYNFHCFRKAIHEVFEVGVASHRICNHQSSTSNMKAVTHNGTPRNAV; this is translated from the exons ATGGCGCTGCAGttcggcggggcgggcgcggcgggcgcggctGAGGAGCCGGCGTTGGTGGGGGGTAGCTTCGGGGCTGCGGACTCGTTCCCTAAGGACTTCGGCtacggggaggaggaggaggaggcggagcTGGAGGGAGGCCCAGGGCCCggcgggcccggcggcggcgcgggcgggcccggcggcggcgcgggcggggcggaCTCCAAGCCGCGGATCCTGCTTATGGGGCTGCGGCGCAGCGGGAAGTCCTCCATCCAGAAG GTGGTGTTTCACAAAATGTCTCCCAATGAGACTCTGTTCTTGGAAAGTACCAACAAGATCTACAAAGATGATATTTCCAACAGTTCATTTGTGAATTTCCAAATATGGGATTTTCCTGGACAGATGGACTTTTTTGATCCAACTTTTGATTATGAGATGATCTTCAGAGGAACAGGTGCTCTAATATATGTTATTGATGCCCAG GATGACTACATGGAAGCATTAACAAGACTCCACATTACAGTTTCAAAAGCCTACAAGGTCAACCCGGAAATGAACTTTGAAGTTTTTATTCATAAAGTTGATGGTTTATCGGATGACCATAAAATAGAAACTCAGAGGGATATTCATCAGAGGGCTAACGATGACCTTACGGATGCTGGGCTTGAAAAACTTCACCTTAG CTTTTATTTGACCAGTATCTATGACCATTCAATATTTGAAGCCTTCAGTAAAGTGGTACAGAAGCTCATTCCGCAACTGCCAACGCTGGAAAATCTACTAAATATCTTTATATCA aatTCAGGCattgaaaaagcttttctcttcGATGTAGTCAGCAAAATCTACATTGCAACAGACAGTTCCCCTGTGGACATGCAGTCATATGAGTTGTGCTGTGACATGATTGACGTAGTGATAGATGTTTCCTGTATATATGG GTTAAAGGAAGATGGCACTGGAAGTGCTTATGATAAAGAGTCAATGGCAATTATCAAGCTCAATAACACAACGGTCCTGTACTTAAAGGAAGTAACAAAGTTTTTGGCATTAGTTTGCATTCTTAGAGAAGAGAGTTTTGAGCGCAAAG GTCTGATAGACTACAATTTTCATTGCTTCCGCAAAGCCATTCATGAAGTCTTTGAAGTAGGTGTTGCTTCCCACAGAATCTGCAACCATCAATCAAGCACCTCAAATATGAAAGCAGTGACTCACAATGGCACACCTAGGAATGCAGTCTAG